From a single Callithrix jacchus isolate 240 chromosome 5, calJac240_pri, whole genome shotgun sequence genomic region:
- the RPL23A gene encoding large ribosomal subunit protein uL23, with translation MAPKAKKEAPAPPKAEAKAKALKAKKAVLKGVHSHKKKKIRTSPTFRRPKTLRLRRQPKYPRKSAPRRNKLDHYAIIKFPLTTESAMKKIEDNNTLVFIVDVKANKHQIKQAVKKLYDIDVAKVNTLIRPDGEKKAYVRLAPDYDALDVANKIGII, from the exons ATGGCGCCGAAAGCGAAGAAGGAAG ctcctgccccTCCTAAAGCCGAAGCCAAAGCGAAGGCTTTAAAGGCCAAGAAGGCAGTGTTGAAAGGTgtccacagccacaaaaaaaagaagatccgcACGTCACCCACCTTCCGGCGGCCCAAGACACTGCGACTCCGAAGGCAGCCCAAATATCCTCGGAAGAGCGCCCCCAGGAGAAACAA ACTTGACCACTATGCGATCATCAAGTTTCCACTGACCACTGAGTCTGCCATGAAGAAGATAGAAGACAACAACACACTTGTGTTCATTGTGGATGTTAAAGCCAACAAGCACCAGATCAAacaggctgtgaagaagctctatgACATTGATGTGGCCAAGGTCAACACCCTGATTCG GcctgatggagagaagaaggcataTGTTCGACTGGCTCCTGATTACGATGCTTTGGATGTTGCAAACAAA attgggATCATCTAA
- the TLCD1 gene encoding TLC domain-containing protein 1 yields the protein MPPLLHPALPLLLGATLTFRVLRRALCRLPLPVQVRADPLRTWRWHNLLVSFAHSIVSGIWALLCVWQTPEMLVEIETAWSLSGYLLVCFSAGYFIHDTVDIVASGQARASWEYLVHHIMAMGAFFSGIFWNSFVGGGVLTLLVEVSNIFLTIRMMMKISNTQDHLLYQVNKYVNLVMYFLFRLAPQAYLTHFFLHYVGQRTLGTFLLAVLLMLDMMILIYFSRLLRSDFCPERVPRQQHKDKFLTE from the exons ATGCCCCCACTGCTGCACCCCGCCCTGCCGCTGCTCTTGGGCGCCACGCTGACCTTCCGGGTGCTCCGGCGCGCGCTCTGTCGCCTGCCCCTACCCGTACAAGTGCGCGCCGACCCCCTGCGCACCTGGCGCTGGCACAACCTGCTCGTCTCCTTCGCTCACTCCATTGTGTCGGGGATCTGGGCGCTGCTGTG TGTATGGCAGACCCCCGAAATGTTGGTGGAGATTGAGACAGCATGGTCGCTCTCTGGCTATTTGCTCGTTTGCTTCTCTGCAG GGTATTTCATCCACGACACGGTGGACATCGTGGCTAGCGGTCAGGCTAGAGCCTCTTGGGAATACCTTGTTCATCACATCATG gcCATGGGTGCCTTCTTCTCTGGCATCTTTTGGAACAGTTTTGTCGGTGGGGGTGTCTTAACGCTACTGGTGGAAGTCAGCAACATCTTCCTCACCATCCGCATGATGATGAAAATCAGTAACACCCAGGATCATCTCCTTTATCAGGTTAACAAGTATGTGAACCTGGTCATGTACTTTCTCTTCCGCCTGGCCCCTCAGGCCTACCTCACCCATTTCTTCTTACATTATGTGGGCCAGAGGACCCTGGGCACCTTCCTACTGGCTGTCCTGCTCATGTTGGACATGATGATCCTAATCTACTTTTCCCGCCTCCTCCGCTCCGACTTCTGCCCTGAGCGTGTCCCCAGGCAGCAACACAAAGACAAGTTTTTGACTGAGTGA